From Dendropsophus ebraccatus isolate aDenEbr1 chromosome 2, aDenEbr1.pat, whole genome shotgun sequence, a single genomic window includes:
- the RNF152 gene encoding E3 ubiquitin-protein ligase RNF152, with protein sequence METLSQDSLLECQICFNYYSPRRRPKLLDCKHTCCSVCLQQMRASQKDLRCPWCRGVTRLPPGYSVSQLPDDPDVVAVIAIPHTSENTPVFIKLPSNGCYMWPLPVTKERALLPGDIGCRLLPGNQQKPVTVVTVPMEQQPLQGAMTQDIGEEEHERRGVVKSSTWSGVCTVILVACVLVFLLGIVLHNMSCISKRFTVISCG encoded by the coding sequence ATGGAGACTCTGTCCCAGGATTCTCTTTTGGAATGCCAAATCTGCTTTAATTACTATAGTCCTCGAAGAAGACCAAAACTGCTTGACTGCAAACATACGTGTTGTTCAGTATGTCTACAGCAAATGAGGGCTAGCCAGAAGGACCTTAGATGCCCTTGGTGCCGAGGCGTGACAAGGCTACCCCCTGGATATTCTGTATCACAATTGCCTGATGACCCAGATGTTGTTGCGGTTATTGCAATCCCTCATACATCTGAAAACACCCCGGTCTTTATTAAATTGCCAAGCAATGGATGTTACATGTGGCCTCTTCCTGTCACCAAAGAAAGAGCTTTATTGCCTGGTGATATAGGTTGTAGATTGCTACCGGGAAATCAGCAAAAACCAGTCACGGTGGTGACTGTGCCTATGGAACAACAGCCGCTGCAGGGTGCAATGACACAGGATATCGGAGAGGAAGAACATGAGAGAAGAGGAGTTGTTAAAAGTTCTACGTGGTCTGGAGTTTGCACTGTCATATTAGTTGCATGTGTTTTGGTCTTCCTACTTGGAATTGTTCTTCATAACATGTCTTGCATTTCAAAGCGATTCACTGTGATTTCATGTGGCTGA